From a region of the Synechococcus sp. RS9916 genome:
- a CDS encoding BCCT family transporter, producing the protein MSGSPSNPRPWWKQPPLWVGAGPLLAFLVLAAIDLNLAKDFTSEGKAIIGSLLGGIWQWMVALLFVVAIVIALSPVGKVRLGGNDAKPSLKMFDWCAVLICTLLAGGGVFWSAAEPLFHFIEPSPVFEVMGVKGKTAAAVDPALAVSFLHWGFLAWALVATTTTITFSILEKKGEPLRPRTLLVNVLPHSWVDGPIGDIADGLSVVAAIAGTVGPLGFLSLQLSDAAGQLPGMTNSAGLQSLVVVLLTTVFAISTVSGIQKGIKWLSELNVWLTIALAAGLLLLGPGIWLIQHFFGGLVTYITHLPQMALLPRTKETGIWLDWWTVFYWGWFLGYAPLMGLFTAGVSRGRSIRELVLAVAILCPLVTNLWFTLVGGTGMYLDLNGADITGALETDGINAAASTLLTILGGLPLSWLLIPIGLVLVVLFMCTSADSMSYAAAMVVSSRNEPPAPLRLFWALMIGTLTLVLLRIGTSLTDPTSINALQAFIVIAAVPVTPLVLVTLWTAPRLAWKEWQRGQSTP; encoded by the coding sequence ATGTCCGGATCCCCTTCCAATCCTCGTCCTTGGTGGAAGCAACCACCGCTTTGGGTCGGTGCTGGACCACTGCTGGCCTTCCTTGTTTTAGCCGCCATTGATCTCAATCTGGCCAAAGACTTCACCAGCGAAGGGAAAGCCATCATCGGAAGCCTTCTCGGCGGAATTTGGCAGTGGATGGTGGCGCTGCTCTTCGTGGTTGCGATTGTGATCGCCTTAAGTCCCGTCGGCAAAGTGCGACTTGGCGGCAACGACGCCAAACCGAGCCTGAAAATGTTCGATTGGTGTGCGGTCTTGATCTGCACTCTGCTCGCCGGCGGTGGTGTGTTTTGGTCAGCGGCAGAACCGCTTTTTCACTTCATCGAACCGTCACCTGTCTTTGAAGTGATGGGTGTGAAAGGAAAAACAGCGGCGGCGGTGGATCCAGCTCTCGCCGTGAGTTTTTTGCACTGGGGATTTCTGGCCTGGGCCCTTGTCGCCACAACGACCACCATCACGTTCTCAATCTTGGAAAAGAAGGGTGAGCCACTTCGCCCTCGAACCCTTCTTGTCAATGTGCTGCCCCACAGCTGGGTGGATGGACCCATCGGCGACATTGCAGACGGGCTTTCAGTTGTTGCCGCAATCGCAGGAACAGTTGGTCCATTGGGATTCCTCTCCCTCCAACTCAGTGATGCTGCAGGACAACTACCTGGGATGACCAACAGCGCGGGACTTCAATCCCTCGTTGTCGTACTGCTAACGACTGTGTTTGCCATATCCACAGTCAGTGGAATTCAAAAAGGAATCAAATGGCTGTCTGAACTCAACGTCTGGCTGACCATTGCCCTGGCCGCTGGTCTCTTACTACTCGGACCAGGGATTTGGTTGATCCAGCATTTCTTCGGTGGTCTTGTCACCTACATCACCCACCTACCCCAAATGGCCCTGTTACCTCGCACGAAGGAGACAGGTATCTGGCTCGATTGGTGGACCGTCTTCTACTGGGGCTGGTTTTTGGGCTATGCCCCCTTGATGGGTCTTTTCACTGCAGGGGTGAGTCGCGGTCGGAGCATCAGGGAACTGGTGCTGGCGGTCGCCATCCTCTGCCCACTGGTTACCAACCTCTGGTTCACCCTGGTTGGTGGCACCGGCATGTATCTCGATCTGAACGGAGCAGACATCACTGGTGCCTTAGAGACCGACGGGATCAATGCCGCAGCGTCCACATTGCTCACCATCCTTGGTGGTCTGCCCCTGTCTTGGCTTCTGATTCCAATCGGATTGGTTCTGGTGGTCCTGTTTATGTGCACCAGCGCCGACTCCATGAGCTACGCCGCCGCGATGGTTGTCAGCAGCAGAAACGAGCCGCCTGCACCCCTCCGGCTGTTCTGGGCCTTGATGATCGGGACACTCACCTTGGTGTTGTTGCGCATCGGCACCAGCCTCACCGATCCAACATCCATCAATGCGCTGCAAGCGTTCATCGTGATTGCCGCTGTACCCGTGACCCCACTGGTGCTGGTGACGCTTTGGACCGCACCACGCCTGGCCTGGAAAGAATGGCAGCGCGGGCAGTCCACTCCCTGA
- a CDS encoding FAD-dependent oxidoreductase, with product MTSSSLPTHARVVIVGGGMAGLSCAAALAKRGVSDVVLLEARTLAHAGASSYGETRMFREMYSDPVLCRLAQEANRLWREEESQAGEQLRETHGLLFYGESWDEETIEGSIPGARRVMDDQGIPYEALNAEQIADRFPLKPKADFTGLFEPTAGAVRSDKVVAHWIRSARNAGHQLIEHTSVQQLDADGGGVTLENGHHIAADQLVVACGIWSQLLLAPLGLAPKLEVWPMLWAHYTVDPALADRYPQWFCFQQERGDDGGLYYGFPVLSTTSDGRPRIKCGIDWAPKDLRVAEPNAMVSEPPARLVELLDTFLFNELEGVQERVETVISPYSMTSDVNFVLDRITPQLSLFCGGSGQSFKFAPLIGDSLARLACGEQPGVNLSCWSHKRPAVRA from the coding sequence ATGACTTCTTCATCACTCCCCACCCATGCCCGCGTCGTGATCGTGGGCGGAGGCATGGCAGGCCTCAGCTGCGCAGCGGCCCTGGCCAAACGCGGCGTTTCCGATGTGGTGTTGCTGGAAGCACGCACCCTGGCCCACGCCGGGGCCAGCAGCTACGGAGAGACCCGGATGTTCCGGGAAATGTATTCCGATCCCGTGTTGTGCCGTCTTGCCCAGGAGGCGAATCGCCTTTGGCGGGAGGAAGAAAGCCAGGCCGGGGAACAGCTGCGCGAGACCCATGGGTTGCTCTTCTACGGCGAAAGCTGGGATGAAGAAACGATCGAAGGGTCGATTCCAGGCGCCCGGCGTGTGATGGACGACCAAGGCATTCCCTACGAAGCGCTGAATGCCGAGCAGATCGCAGACCGTTTCCCCCTCAAACCCAAGGCTGACTTCACCGGCCTGTTCGAACCCACCGCCGGAGCGGTGCGCAGCGACAAGGTGGTGGCCCACTGGATCCGTTCTGCCCGCAACGCAGGACACCAGCTGATTGAGCACACCAGCGTTCAACAACTGGATGCGGATGGTGGGGGCGTCACCCTCGAGAACGGGCATCACATCGCCGCTGATCAACTGGTGGTGGCCTGCGGGATCTGGAGTCAGCTGCTGCTTGCCCCCCTGGGCCTCGCACCAAAACTGGAGGTATGGCCCATGCTTTGGGCCCACTACACCGTCGATCCAGCCCTGGCGGATCGCTATCCCCAGTGGTTCTGCTTCCAGCAAGAACGAGGCGATGACGGCGGGCTCTACTACGGCTTCCCCGTCTTAAGCACCACCAGCGATGGTCGCCCCCGCATCAAATGCGGGATCGACTGGGCTCCCAAAGACCTGCGGGTTGCTGAGCCCAACGCCATGGTTAGCGAACCACCGGCTCGCTTGGTGGAACTGCTCGACACCTTCCTCTTCAACGAACTCGAAGGCGTTCAAGAACGGGTTGAGACCGTCATCAGTCCTTACTCGATGACCAGCGATGTGAACTTCGTGCTCGATCGGATCACACCGCAGTTGAGCCTGTTTTGTGGCGGGTCAGGGCAATCCTTCAAATTTGCTCCGCTGATCGGAGACTCTCTGGCCCGTCTGGCCTGTGGTGAACAGCCAGGCGTCAATCTGAGCTGCTGGAGCCACAAGCGTCCAGCAGTGCGTGCCTGA
- a CDS encoding Glu/Leu/Phe/Val dehydrogenase dimerization domain-containing protein, which yields MTSTHASTPAVSVLAEHVSEHLSVFVVGEDTDAKRPANGGLRLLNYPSDAACIADGQRLAGLMTHKHDLYGTGFAGGKIVARAADPEAVKDELISVTAELLESLDGAMITGCDLNTSLEDMERLTALTPHVLAAVGSPVDASAATAHGTLGAVEAVLGHDLADAEPGRALVHGCGAVGGTVARTLADHGWTVFTVDLSRERAGFKGATPLPEDCPWWEVDVDLLLPCSISGLLDASMTKALRTKAVVPAANAPFQDPQLAETLRARNIPVLPDPLVNAGAVIADSIERFSPDAWRTAQADDVYAFVRKEVRSRANEYLTQRHEGVSVGDALDSVAADSGTDPIGLSFNDAS from the coding sequence ATGACATCAACACACGCCTCCACGCCGGCGGTGTCGGTGCTGGCTGAGCACGTCTCCGAACACTTGTCCGTGTTCGTCGTCGGAGAAGACACCGACGCCAAACGGCCGGCCAACGGCGGCCTGCGGTTGCTCAACTACCCAAGCGATGCAGCCTGCATTGCCGATGGTCAGCGTCTGGCTGGGTTGATGACCCACAAACATGACCTCTACGGCACCGGGTTTGCCGGCGGCAAAATCGTGGCCCGCGCGGCAGATCCAGAAGCCGTCAAAGACGAGCTGATCAGCGTCACCGCCGAACTGCTGGAGTCCCTTGATGGGGCCATGATCACCGGCTGTGATCTGAACACCAGCCTCGAAGACATGGAACGCCTTACGGCGTTAACTCCCCACGTGCTGGCAGCAGTGGGCAGTCCGGTCGATGCCAGTGCCGCAACAGCCCACGGCACCCTGGGCGCTGTGGAAGCTGTGCTGGGCCATGACCTGGCTGATGCCGAGCCTGGCCGCGCCTTGGTGCACGGCTGCGGTGCCGTGGGAGGCACCGTGGCGCGCACATTGGCGGATCACGGTTGGACCGTCTTCACCGTTGACCTCAGCCGTGAACGGGCTGGCTTCAAAGGGGCAACACCGCTGCCGGAGGACTGCCCGTGGTGGGAGGTGGATGTGGACTTGCTGCTGCCCTGTTCGATCTCTGGATTGCTGGATGCCTCGATGACGAAGGCCCTGCGCACCAAAGCCGTGGTGCCAGCCGCGAACGCCCCCTTCCAAGACCCGCAGTTGGCTGAAACGCTGCGAGCCCGGAACATTCCTGTACTCCCCGACCCGTTGGTCAATGCGGGAGCGGTGATCGCTGACTCGATTGAACGCTTCTCGCCCGATGCCTGGCGCACCGCGCAAGCCGATGACGTGTACGCCTTCGTGCGCAAGGAAGTCCGCAGCAGAGCCAACGAGTACCTCACGCAACGCCACGAAGGCGTCTCCGTGGGCGATGCCCTCGACAGTGTTGCCGCAGATAGCGGAACGGACCCCATTGGCCTGAGCTTCAACGACGCGTCATGA
- the rdgB gene encoding RdgB/HAM1 family non-canonical purine NTP pyrophosphatase, which translates to MSARTLVIASGNAGKIREFAGLLEHLPLTMKPQPEGMEVEETGLTFAENARIKARAVAAATGHWALADDSGLSVDALDGAPGVFSARYAESDPARIARLLQELGDTDNRSAYFSAALCIAAPDGSVLVEVEGRCDGVITTTPRGAEGFGYDPIFEVLGTGQTFAEMDRERKKSHGHRGRAFTLLEPQLHQLLAGS; encoded by the coding sequence ATGAGCGCACGCACTCTGGTGATCGCCAGCGGCAACGCCGGCAAGATCCGCGAATTTGCGGGTCTGCTTGAGCATCTGCCGCTCACGATGAAACCTCAACCTGAGGGCATGGAGGTGGAGGAGACCGGCCTGACCTTCGCGGAGAACGCTCGCATCAAGGCAAGGGCCGTGGCTGCAGCCACGGGCCACTGGGCCCTGGCCGACGATTCCGGACTGAGTGTGGACGCCCTGGACGGGGCACCCGGTGTGTTTTCCGCCCGCTACGCCGAAAGCGATCCCGCCCGGATCGCCCGTCTGCTCCAGGAACTGGGGGACACCGACAACCGCAGCGCTTACTTCAGCGCAGCTCTCTGCATCGCCGCTCCTGATGGCTCCGTGCTGGTGGAAGTGGAAGGACGCTGCGATGGCGTGATCACCACAACGCCACGGGGAGCTGAGGGCTTCGGCTACGACCCGATTTTCGAAGTGCTTGGCACAGGGCAAACCTTCGCCGAGATGGACCGGGAACGCAAAAAATCCCATGGCCACCGCGGCCGCGCCTTCACGTTGCTGGAGCCGCAGCTGCACCAGTTGCTCGCGGGGTCTTAA
- a CDS encoding phosphoglucomutase/phosphomannomutase family protein translates to MASAPLPLAATAIKFGTDGWRGILGVDITVERLLTVAAASAQELAHRAAAGNTSNTVVIGYDRRFLAPELAEAIAAAVRGCGLQPLLASTPVPTPACSWAVVERQALGALVITASHNPPEWLGLKIKGPFGGSVEGDFTAAVEQRLAAAGVTPPIEGETERFDARLEHLNGLRSKLDLDGLRRGLEAMGLQVIVDPMHGSAAGCMAELLGGISGPVREIRSDRDPLFGGNPPEPLAPYLQELITAVKAAGSSGQPAVGLVFDGDGDRIAAVDESGTFCSTQQLMPLLIDHLARARQLPGSVVKTVSGSDLMRLVAEDLGREVLELPVGFKYIASEMLEGEVLIGGEESGGVGFGMHLPERDALFAALLVLEALVEGGQPLGARVSALQQRCGGSSHYDRVDLRLPDMATRHRLEQLLAQQPPREIAGSVVQEVITTDGVKLRLGPSHWLMLRFSGTEPLLRLYCEAPNAERVAEVLSWAQALATSI, encoded by the coding sequence ATGGCTTCAGCTCCCCTGCCTCTGGCTGCCACCGCCATCAAGTTCGGCACCGATGGCTGGCGGGGCATTCTCGGCGTTGACATCACGGTGGAGCGACTGCTCACCGTCGCCGCCGCTTCTGCACAGGAGCTGGCCCATCGAGCCGCAGCCGGCAACACCAGCAACACCGTGGTGATCGGTTACGACCGCCGCTTCCTCGCCCCAGAGTTGGCGGAGGCGATTGCCGCGGCCGTGCGCGGCTGTGGTCTCCAGCCGCTGCTCGCCAGTACCCCCGTGCCTACCCCCGCCTGCAGTTGGGCAGTCGTGGAACGGCAAGCACTCGGCGCCCTGGTGATCACCGCCAGCCATAACCCTCCGGAATGGCTGGGTCTGAAGATCAAAGGACCATTCGGTGGATCGGTGGAAGGGGACTTCACCGCCGCTGTGGAGCAGCGCCTTGCCGCAGCAGGTGTGACCCCACCGATCGAAGGGGAAACGGAACGCTTTGATGCCCGCCTGGAGCACCTCAACGGACTCCGGTCCAAGCTCGACCTCGACGGTCTACGGCGCGGACTCGAGGCCATGGGACTGCAAGTGATTGTGGATCCCATGCATGGCTCCGCTGCCGGCTGCATGGCTGAGCTTCTGGGCGGAATCTCCGGCCCGGTGCGAGAGATCCGCAGTGATCGCGATCCGCTGTTCGGCGGCAATCCACCGGAGCCCCTGGCGCCTTACCTCCAAGAGCTGATCACCGCAGTGAAAGCGGCAGGCTCCTCCGGCCAGCCAGCGGTCGGGCTGGTCTTCGACGGCGACGGTGACCGGATCGCAGCGGTGGATGAAAGCGGCACCTTCTGCAGCACACAGCAGCTGATGCCACTGCTGATCGACCACTTAGCCAGGGCTCGCCAGCTGCCTGGATCGGTGGTCAAAACCGTGAGCGGCTCCGATCTGATGCGCCTGGTGGCCGAAGACCTCGGCCGCGAGGTGCTCGAGCTGCCGGTGGGCTTCAAATACATCGCCTCCGAAATGCTCGAAGGCGAGGTGCTGATTGGCGGAGAGGAGTCCGGCGGCGTCGGGTTTGGCATGCACCTGCCTGAGCGGGATGCCCTGTTTGCTGCTCTCCTGGTGCTGGAGGCCTTGGTCGAGGGCGGCCAACCCCTGGGCGCCAGAGTCAGTGCCTTGCAACAGCGTTGCGGGGGAAGCAGCCATTACGACCGGGTCGACCTGCGCTTGCCCGACATGGCCACGCGCCACCGGCTGGAACAACTGCTGGCCCAGCAACCCCCGAGGGAGATCGCCGGGAGTGTGGTGCAAGAGGTGATCACCACCGATGGCGTGAAGCTGCGGCTCGGCCCGAGCCACTGGTTGATGCTGCGTTTCTCAGGCACCGAGCCCTTGCTGCGCCTCTACTGCGAAGCACCCAACGCCGAGCGGGTCGCTGAAGTGCTGAGCTGGGCCCAAGCCCTCGCCACGTCGATCTGA
- a CDS encoding TM0106 family RecB-like putative nuclease, whose amino-acid sequence MGDTPSADKPLTDRLLRSWVRCRRRAWLDVHGDPDARIYTAHRTLQLDDQQRSFVALLPQKPAAGLAGLADGAQGVVGVRLRGEGPEGLRLEAHPALLQRVKGQSRWGAFAYRPVLARQGRRLTREHRFPLALAGRLLADLQQAPVPEALAVAGAGRRVDKERLPLNAALDKQLNDALGKLAGDLRRSQPPALAADRRKCTLCSWRGLCNAEAAAAGHLSEVSGIGAKRREMLQDLGIQGLKELAAADPTRLAGQLERFGEQHGAMAAPLVAQARAQRDGLVERLDPASALPELESAKGVLLYDIESDPDARDDFLHGFVVLPRAVDGRWQLSQARYHPLLVLQEHGDSACWQRLRRFLRHYPDWPILHYGETESLALKRMAQRQGASDRERAALQRRLVDVHARVRRHWRLPLNSYGLKAVAAWLGFQWRQRSVDGARALLWWRQWRGSGPLDRGHHQTLRWIFTYNEDDGLATWAVAAWLLAQDTTKGGLQPPQS is encoded by the coding sequence ATGGGTGACACCCCTTCTGCTGACAAGCCGCTCACGGACCGTCTGCTGCGCAGTTGGGTGCGTTGTCGACGCCGTGCCTGGCTGGATGTGCACGGTGATCCTGATGCTCGGATTTACACCGCCCATCGCACCCTGCAGCTCGATGATCAGCAGCGCAGCTTTGTGGCCCTGCTGCCCCAGAAACCGGCTGCTGGTTTGGCGGGGCTTGCCGATGGGGCGCAAGGCGTCGTGGGTGTGCGCTTGCGTGGCGAGGGGCCTGAGGGCTTGCGCCTCGAAGCGCACCCAGCCTTGTTGCAGCGTGTCAAAGGGCAGAGTCGTTGGGGTGCTTTTGCCTATCGCCCTGTGCTGGCTCGGCAGGGCCGGCGGCTCACCCGTGAACACCGTTTTCCCCTGGCTCTGGCAGGACGGCTGTTGGCCGATTTGCAACAAGCCCCTGTGCCAGAGGCACTGGCTGTGGCGGGTGCTGGGCGCCGTGTGGACAAAGAACGGTTGCCCCTGAATGCGGCACTGGATAAACAGCTGAACGATGCCTTGGGCAAGCTGGCGGGCGATCTGCGCCGCTCCCAGCCCCCTGCCCTGGCGGCTGACCGCCGCAAATGCACGCTCTGCAGCTGGCGAGGGCTGTGCAATGCCGAGGCGGCAGCGGCTGGCCATCTCAGTGAGGTCAGTGGCATTGGTGCGAAGCGCCGCGAAATGCTGCAGGACTTGGGCATCCAGGGCCTGAAGGAGCTGGCTGCTGCTGATCCCACTCGCCTGGCGGGTCAACTTGAACGCTTCGGGGAACAGCACGGCGCCATGGCTGCGCCCCTGGTGGCTCAGGCCCGGGCTCAGAGGGATGGACTCGTGGAGCGTCTGGATCCGGCTTCAGCCTTGCCCGAACTCGAGTCGGCCAAGGGGGTGTTGCTTTACGACATCGAATCGGACCCCGATGCCCGCGATGACTTCCTGCATGGCTTTGTGGTCTTGCCCCGAGCTGTCGATGGCCGTTGGCAGTTGAGTCAGGCCCGCTATCACCCTCTGCTGGTGCTCCAGGAGCACGGCGACTCTGCGTGCTGGCAGCGCTTAAGGCGATTTCTGCGCCACTACCCCGACTGGCCGATTCTTCATTACGGCGAGACCGAGTCGCTGGCCTTGAAACGTATGGCCCAACGGCAGGGGGCCAGTGATCGGGAACGGGCTGCCCTGCAGCGGCGACTGGTGGATGTCCATGCCCGTGTTCGCCGCCATTGGCGCTTGCCGCTGAACAGCTACGGCCTCAAAGCGGTGGCGGCCTGGCTCGGGTTTCAGTGGCGCCAGCGCAGCGTTGATGGGGCGCGGGCCCTGCTTTGGTGGCGGCAGTGGCGAGGGTCCGGGCCTCTGGATCGGGGCCATCACCAAACCCTGCGTTGGATCTTCACTTACAACGAAGACGATGGCCTGGCGACCTGGGCCGTGGCGGCCTGGTTGTTGGCGCAAGACACAACGAAGGGGGGATTGCAGCCCCCGCAGTCCTGA
- a CDS encoding folate-binding protein YgfZ yields the protein MSAAVDELLWDARFPLLRLTGGGTRQFLHGQTSAAIEQAPEQSLIHTCWLTATGRVRALLEVRLDGEGADVLVLCGDADAVLEGFDRVIFPADRVKVNAAEPQRRVQRLQPAPEPLQWQDDVVWPASHPLPDPWAALPVADPEQLEQWRISHGLPLSSQELNGETNPLELGLADWVSLEKGCYLGQETVAKLVSRDGVKQKLRCWTIPQQDGNTPLPQAGDTLHVAGERAGVITSSQKTGQCLQGLALVRRGCLDHPTLTWGPQETEVNVHQPPAYRDCS from the coding sequence ATGAGCGCAGCGGTTGATGAGCTGCTCTGGGATGCCAGGTTTCCGCTCCTGCGGCTGACGGGTGGAGGAACGCGCCAATTTCTGCATGGTCAAACCAGTGCCGCGATCGAACAGGCCCCCGAACAGAGCCTGATTCACACCTGCTGGCTCACAGCGACAGGCCGCGTGCGCGCACTCCTGGAAGTGCGCCTTGATGGCGAAGGAGCCGATGTGTTGGTGCTCTGCGGCGATGCGGACGCCGTCTTGGAAGGCTTTGACCGGGTGATCTTTCCGGCGGACCGCGTGAAAGTCAACGCTGCAGAGCCCCAACGACGCGTGCAGCGCCTACAGCCCGCACCCGAGCCGTTGCAATGGCAGGACGACGTGGTGTGGCCCGCCAGCCACCCTCTGCCCGACCCATGGGCTGCATTGCCTGTCGCCGATCCAGAGCAATTGGAGCAATGGCGCATCAGCCATGGACTGCCCCTGAGCAGCCAGGAACTGAATGGCGAAACCAATCCTCTGGAGTTGGGCCTTGCCGATTGGGTCAGTCTGGAGAAAGGCTGCTATTTGGGCCAGGAGACCGTGGCCAAGCTCGTCTCCCGCGATGGGGTGAAGCAGAAGCTGCGCTGCTGGACCATCCCGCAACAGGACGGCAACACCCCTCTCCCGCAAGCCGGAGACACGCTCCATGTCGCAGGCGAGCGGGCTGGCGTGATCACATCAAGCCAAAAAACAGGGCAATGCCTGCAAGGCCTGGCCTTGGTTCGACGCGGTTGTCTCGACCATCCAACCCTGACCTGGGGACCACAAGAGACAGAGGTCAACGTGCATCAGCCACCGGCCTACCGCGACTGCAGCTAA
- the pyrE gene encoding orotate phosphoribosyltransferase: protein MSRDTLLNRLATECYRHGTFTLASGRSSDHYVNCKPVALSGSGLALLSPAMLALVEADSVAVGGLTLGADPLVSGVAMAAAQAGRDLDALIVRKQAKGHGTGAWLEGPLPPTGSRVTVLEDVVTTGGSSIKAVNQLKEAGYRVERVVTIVDREEGGQEAMDAAGLELVSLFRLSEVAARAKELSA, encoded by the coding sequence ATGAGTCGCGACACCCTGTTGAACCGCCTGGCCACTGAGTGCTATCGCCATGGCACCTTCACCCTCGCTTCAGGACGCAGCAGTGATCACTACGTGAACTGCAAGCCCGTGGCACTGAGCGGCAGTGGTCTGGCCCTGCTCAGCCCAGCGATGTTGGCGTTGGTTGAAGCCGATTCCGTCGCCGTCGGCGGACTCACGCTTGGGGCGGATCCCCTGGTGAGTGGTGTCGCCATGGCAGCGGCCCAGGCCGGGCGCGATCTGGATGCCCTGATTGTGCGTAAACAGGCCAAGGGCCACGGCACCGGAGCTTGGCTGGAAGGCCCTCTACCCCCCACGGGGTCTCGCGTCACGGTGCTGGAAGACGTCGTCACCACCGGTGGCTCATCGATCAAGGCCGTGAATCAGCTGAAAGAGGCCGGCTACCGCGTCGAACGGGTGGTGACGATCGTGGACCGGGAGGAAGGGGGCCAGGAAGCCATGGATGCCGCCGGCCTGGAGTTGGTGAGTTTGTTCAGGCTCAGCGAAGTGGCGGCACGCGCCAAGGAGCTCTCGGCATGA
- a CDS encoding hemolysin family protein yields MRILLLLVLLVLPAFFAAVEVALLRLRTSRVRVLDEQGVPGADAVHRLQRRMRRALLMSQLGTVLSLLALGWAGSGVARDWLQTHASADGLWWDLAWFLLLVLLTTLVAGVLPRAWVLSSPERAALTLAPVLEAVMRVLRPLLSVLGGVASLLLQLLGLPARWDSLGSPLTAGELETLIESGGVTGLRPDERNILEGVFALRDTQVREVMVPRSGMVTLPVDVRFAELMEAVHSTRHARFPVIGQSLDDVRGVLDLRLLAEPIARGLLDESSPLEPYLIPAERVLETSTLAELLALIRNGHPLLLVVDEHGGTEGLVTAADLTGEIVGEEPEPDSEIPDLEALPQTPGSWLVAGDLEIFELNRQLGLELPEAAEHHTLAGFLLERLQHIPSEGEALRHLGLQFEIVAMDGPRIRRVLLITPEETSAVPEDHNPEISDV; encoded by the coding sequence ATGCGCATCCTGCTGCTGCTTGTGTTGCTGGTCCTGCCGGCATTCTTCGCAGCGGTGGAGGTCGCTTTGCTGCGCCTTCGCACCAGCCGCGTGCGCGTTCTGGATGAGCAAGGTGTGCCCGGTGCTGACGCTGTGCATCGTCTGCAGCGGCGAATGCGCCGGGCCTTGTTGATGTCGCAGTTGGGCACCGTCCTCTCGCTGCTGGCTTTGGGGTGGGCTGGCAGTGGTGTGGCCCGGGACTGGTTGCAGACCCATGCATCTGCAGACGGCCTCTGGTGGGACCTCGCCTGGTTTCTGTTGCTCGTGCTGCTCACCACCCTGGTGGCGGGGGTGCTCCCCAGGGCTTGGGTGTTGAGTTCTCCGGAACGGGCGGCGCTCACCCTGGCACCTGTGCTGGAAGCGGTGATGCGGGTGCTGCGCCCCCTTCTGTCGGTCTTGGGTGGTGTGGCATCTCTTCTGCTTCAGCTGCTGGGTTTGCCGGCCCGCTGGGATTCGCTCGGTTCGCCACTCACCGCCGGGGAGCTGGAGACCCTGATTGAGAGCGGTGGCGTCACCGGTCTGCGTCCGGATGAACGCAACATCCTCGAAGGGGTGTTTGCCCTCCGGGACACCCAGGTGCGCGAAGTGATGGTTCCGCGTTCCGGCATGGTCACCTTGCCGGTGGATGTGCGCTTCGCCGAACTGATGGAAGCGGTGCACAGCACCCGCCATGCCCGTTTTCCGGTGATCGGTCAGTCCCTGGATGATGTGCGGGGTGTCCTTGATCTGCGCTTGCTGGCGGAACCGATCGCCCGTGGCCTGCTGGACGAGAGCTCGCCCTTGGAGCCCTATCTGATTCCGGCGGAACGGGTGCTGGAGACCAGCACCTTGGCTGAGCTGCTTGCGCTGATCCGCAACGGTCATCCCCTGTTGCTGGTGGTGGATGAGCACGGTGGGACCGAGGGTTTGGTCACTGCCGCTGATCTCACAGGAGAGATCGTGGGTGAAGAACCGGAGCCGGACTCCGAAATTCCCGATTTGGAAGCGCTTCCGCAAACCCCCGGTAGTTGGCTGGTCGCGGGTGATCTGGAGATCTTTGAACTCAACCGTCAGCTGGGTTTGGAGCTGCCGGAAGCTGCCGAGCACCACACCTTGGCGGGCTTCCTGCTGGAGCGGTTGCAGCACATCCCATCCGAAGGAGAGGCGTTGCGACACCTTGGCCTTCAATTTGAAATTGTGGCGATGGATGGCCCGCGGATTCGCCGGGTGCTTTTGATCACCCCAGAAGAGACATCGGCCGTGCCCGAGGATCACAATCCTGAGATTTCGGACGTCTAG